In Papaver somniferum cultivar HN1 chromosome 1, ASM357369v1, whole genome shotgun sequence, a genomic segment contains:
- the LOC113305278 gene encoding tyrosyl-DNA phosphodiesterase 2-like yields the protein MAWSCSKCTFLNPPSQKSTCQICLFSSSLSASSSSPSPSFSPSPTATLKWSCKACTFSNPVGRHNCEICGTRSSASLLSDFEDLDPIDSDGKLDSSIGSVFLPLKACQNNRKVEQISTEESTDCFLDVGESCSSKSSRKEGTFSGTTEEKKEIELHTLKVLSYNIWFNEDLELHKRMKALGDLIQLHTPDVICLQEVTPTIYHIFQQSSWWKVYRCSVSYEMVNKPYFCMQLSKLPVKSFSCKPFSNSIMGRELCSTEIEVGGGGGGSKKLVIATSHLESPCPAPPTWNQMFSKERVAQAKEAILILKGSPNVILGGDMNWDDKLDGQFPLPDGWVDAWSELKPGDNGYTYDTKSNQMLSGNRTLQKRLDRFICNLQDFKICGIELIGREELPGLSYCKEKKVKGKLQKLMLPVLPSDHYGLLLTICNK from the exons ATGGCGTGGTCTTGTTCCAAATGCACTTTTCTAAACCCTCCGTCTCAAAAATCAACATGCCAGATTTGTCTCTTCTCATCATCATTATCTGCTTCATCCTCTTCTCCCtctccttctttttctccttctccaACAGCGACGCTTAAATGGTCTTGCAAAGCCTGTACTTTTTCGAACCCAGTCGGTCGACATAACTGTGAAATTTGTGGAACAAGATCTTCTGCGTCGTTACTATCTGATTTTGAAGACTTAGATCCAATTGATTCAGATGGAAAATTGGATTCTTCAATTGGTTCTGTTTTCTTGCCCTTGAAAGCTTGTCAAAATAACAGGAAAGTTGAACAAATATCTACTGAAGAATCAACTGATTGTTTTCTCGATGTGGGCGAGTCTTGCTCTTCGAAATCATCCAGAAAGGAAGGAACTTTCTCGG GTACTACAGAGGAGAAGAAGGAAATAGAGTTGCACACATTGAAGGTCTTGAGTTACAATATATGGTTTAATGAGGACTTAGAACTGCATAAGAGAATGAAAGCATTGGGGGATCTCATTCAGCTGCATACTCCTGATGTCATATGCTTACAAGAGGTGACCCCAACAATTTATCATATTTTCCAACAATCTAGCTGGTGGAAAGTTTATCGTTGCTCAGTTTCATATGAAATGGTGAACAAACCTTATTTCTGTATGCAG TTGAGTAAATTACCCGTAAAATCCTTTAGTTGCAAACCCTTCAGCAACTCTATAATGGGGAGAGAGCTTTGTTCGACTGAGATTGAagttggaggtggaggtggagggaGCAAGAAATTGGTTATTGCTACTAGCCATCTTGAAAGCCCTTGCCCTGCCCCACCAACATGGAATCAGATGTTCAGCAAAGAACGTGTAGCTCAAGCAAAGGAAGCCATACTGATTCTTAAGGGTTCGCCGAATGTCATACTTGGTGGTGATATGAACTGGGATGACAAGTTGGATGGTCAGTTTCCATTACCCGATGGTTGGGTCGATGCCTGGAGTGAGCTAAAGCCCGGAGATAATGGATATACGTATGATACCAAATCGAATCAGATGCTATCAGGCAATCGGACTCTGCAGAAGCGATTAGACCGATTCATTTGCAATTTGCAGGATTTCAAAATATGTGGGATCGAGTTGATCGGTAGGGAAGAATTACCAGGCCTTTCATATTGTAAGGAGAAGAAAGTTAAGGGTAAGCTGCAGAAGTTGATGCTCCCTGTTTTGCCTAGTGATCATTATGGATTGCTCCTTACAATCTGCAACAAGTGA